Part of the Alteracholeplasma palmae J233 genome, TAACAGAACATAAGAATGAATTTAATCCTTTTGATTTGAAAATGGCAGACAATATCGTTGAAACAATTGAATTATCTACCTTAATTAGTTATAGTTTTGGACAAAATCTTTTGGAACAATTAGAACAGGAATATCAGATTGAACTAGAAAAATTACAACAAGAAGAAATCAAAAAATTCACACTAGAAGTAAGTAAACTAAAAAACAAAGTAGAAAATGGTAAACTTGATCCTTTAGAGTACATTGTAAAACTAGAAAAGTTAGTAGAACTTAAAGATAAACAAATAGAAACCTTAAGTGCTGAAATAAAAGATAGTTTAAAACATCTAGATACAATCGAACAACTCAATGATAAAGTTGAAATAAATGAAAAACAAATAGCTGCTCTAGAAAAAGTTATTGAAGAAAAAACAGATCAGTTAGTTCTTAATAGCCTAGAACATGAAACAACAATCAAGAATCTTAAAGAAGAACATCTAAATAACTTAAATACTCTAAAAAATGATTATTTAGAAGAACTTGAAAAGACTAAGATTGAACAAGATGAAACAATCAAACAAATAAAAGAAGAATTCACAGAAAAAGAAAATCATTATGAAGAAAAAGTGAAAACTTTAAATGAAACAAACGAGCAAAAAAATCAAGAAATATCTAAATATAAAGATGATCTTGAAACAATTATCCATGAAAAAAGAGAACTTAATGCAAGATATTATGGATTAAGAGAAAAAAATGGATTGAATATCAATGAAGATTTTACCTCTAAAAAGGACTTTAAAGAACTAGAATTAGAAATGGATGCTTATAAGAAATTCTTCAAAGAACAATGGAAAAAAACAAAAATACGCATCAAAAAAGAAGTGAAAGAAGAATTAAATACTAAGGGACAAAAAAGAAAAAATACCAAAGAGAATGAAAAAGAAGAAAATATCAATTTTGACGAATAATATTTTTTAAAGGAGCTATAGTATGAATAAAAAATATAAACATATACTTACATTTTCATTAATTATGATTGTCATCATGAGTGTCTTGCTCATTGTTTCAATCTATAATCAAAAACAATTTATTGATGAAAATGAAACAGCTTCTAATGCGAAAATTATTTATATTTTAGTAACAGCATTTCTTTTAGCTTCTTCCATTTTTTCTATTTTAATTATTCTCATTAAAAATCATAAAAAAACAACTAAAAAAGCTATGAGAATGAGTCATAAAACTAAAAAAGTGGGCCCGATTAAAAATGAATTGATTGCTAAATATCAAAAAGAAGATAAAAATATAGTCAAAGAAGATACTAATAAATCTTCTCTTGAAACCTCAAGTGATAATAGATTTTCAATGTTATGCAAAATAGATGAAGAAATAGAAAATAGTGGCCCAATGAGTTTTGAAGATGAAACAACATTAAGCCAAATCTGTGAAGAATTTCGATTATATTCAGCTGATAAACTTAAACTCTATTATGATATAGAAGATATTAGAAGATTCATTGCAGGACTTTCTGTGACAAGAATTATTATCCTACAAGGGATGTCTGGAACAGGTAAAACATCATTGGCCTATGCATTTGGTAAGTATCTTAAAAATGATACGACAGTTGTACCAATTCAACCTATGTGGAAAGAAAGAACTGACTTAATAGGATATTACAATGAATTTACAAGAAAGTTTAATGAAACAACTCTTCTTCAAAAAATCTATGAAGCAAACTACCTAGACAAAATCTATATTACCGTATTAGATGAAATGAATATCGCGCGAATTGAATATTACTTCGCCGAATTCTTATCTTTATTAGAACTACCAGATTATAATAAAAGATATTTAGATGTCGTTTCAGATGAGTGGAACACTGATCCTAAACTACTTCAAAAAGGAAGAATTATCTTACCTAAAAATATGTGGTTTATAGGAACAGCTAATAACGATGACTCAACTTTTGCCATATCAGATAAAGTTTATGATAGAGCGATGGTATTAAACTTAGATAAAAAGGCAACCCCATTTAGAGTAAAAGAATCAAATCAGAGAATGTTATCTGAAACTAAATTTGAAGAACTGATTAAAAAAGCTCAAAAAGTCTATAAGATAACAGAAAGAAACTTAAGAAGAATTAAAACGATTGATAAATACTTAACAGATAAATATCAAATTACCTTTGGTAACCGTATTATGCAACAAATAAAAAATTACGTACCTGTAATGATTGCGTGTGGTGGAAGTGAACTAGGGGCAATCGATGATATCTTATCAAAAAAAGTTTTACGTAAACTAGAAACTAAAAATATGGTCTATGTAAAAAGTACTATTCCAGATTTAATATCATTTATAGAAGAATTATTTGGTGAAGAAGAAATGTTATTATGTAAAGAATATATTAAACAAATAGAAATTAACGCTTAAACTTATACTGAAAGGAGTTTATCATATGCATAGAAAAAAATTAATCTTTAGTGGTATTATACTCATTACTACCTTAATGGGAGTCTTAATGTATGTTTTATTTACTACATTTGGCATTATTAATGGCGAATCTACTAAAAAACAATTAACAATTAAAACTGAATCTGCTCAAAAAATA contains:
- a CDS encoding coiled-coil domain-containing protein: MKNMSLYYKAFKELKKVTETHNDAKRARKKLVETHNELDSLIVLKYDCMIDSDWITEIENTLEFIEKAIREDRQFITSEGNVLPIEKVKKTSKETIKHLSQHSDLITHVPEKESDPLIPDKLYVVEKLSDYLVYENRFIFMLLSYLRDFIELRITKVKEKVTTYHMEVKMNKQINDNYRKMIYKLDYEDTFKNDPYLTDNYYKIPNVKRMENAYAQVISMLSTELMKQVAKAPIIKPPVVKTNVLRMNQNFKKSLALYDYITSYTKDGYTLTEHKNEFNPFDLKMADNIVETIELSTLISYSFGQNLLEQLEQEYQIELEKLQQEEIKKFTLEVSKLKNKVENGKLDPLEYIVKLEKLVELKDKQIETLSAEIKDSLKHLDTIEQLNDKVEINEKQIAALEKVIEEKTDQLVLNSLEHETTIKNLKEEHLNNLNTLKNDYLEELEKTKIEQDETIKQIKEEFTEKENHYEEKVKTLNETNEQKNQEISKYKDDLETIIHEKRELNARYYGLREKNGLNINEDFTSKKDFKELELEMDAYKKFFKEQWKKTKIRIKKEVKEELNTKGQKRKNTKENEKEENINFDE
- a CDS encoding AAA family ATPase; translation: MNKKYKHILTFSLIMIVIMSVLLIVSIYNQKQFIDENETASNAKIIYILVTAFLLASSIFSILIILIKNHKKTTKKAMRMSHKTKKVGPIKNELIAKYQKEDKNIVKEDTNKSSLETSSDNRFSMLCKIDEEIENSGPMSFEDETTLSQICEEFRLYSADKLKLYYDIEDIRRFIAGLSVTRIIILQGMSGTGKTSLAYAFGKYLKNDTTVVPIQPMWKERTDLIGYYNEFTRKFNETTLLQKIYEANYLDKIYITVLDEMNIARIEYYFAEFLSLLELPDYNKRYLDVVSDEWNTDPKLLQKGRIILPKNMWFIGTANNDDSTFAISDKVYDRAMVLNLDKKATPFRVKESNQRMLSETKFEELIKKAQKVYKITERNLRRIKTIDKYLTDKYQITFGNRIMQQIKNYVPVMIACGGSELGAIDDILSKKVLRKLETKNMVYVKSTIPDLISFIEELFGEEEMLLCKEYIKQIEINA